In Planctomycetota bacterium, a single window of DNA contains:
- a CDS encoding response regulator produces the protein MNAARARTVLVCDDEAPIRQVIAHKLRAHGYVVHEARTGQEGVDAVLGGLSPDLILSDLQMPVMSGLEMCRVLREMAPTRETPALMLTARGYIIAPEDLEHTNIRQVIAKPFGVKQLVDRVRALLGPDRAPGDPSALAA, from the coding sequence ATGAACGCGGCTCGCGCGAGAACGGTGCTGGTGTGCGACGACGAGGCGCCGATCCGCCAGGTGATCGCGCACAAGCTCCGCGCGCACGGGTACGTCGTGCACGAGGCGCGGACGGGGCAGGAGGGCGTGGACGCGGTGCTCGGCGGGCTGAGCCCGGACCTCATCCTGAGCGACCTGCAGATGCCCGTGATGAGCGGGCTGGAGATGTGCCGCGTGCTGCGGGAGATGGCGCCGACGCGCGAGACGCCCGCGCTGATGCTGACGGCGCGCGGGTACATCATCGCGCCGGAGGACCTCGAGCACACGAACATCCGCCAGGTGATCGCGAAGCCGTTCGGCGTGAAGCAGCTGGTCGATCGCGTGCGGGCCCTGCTGGGCCCGGACCGGGCCCCGGGCGATCCGTCGGCCCTGGCCGCGTAG
- a CDS encoding prepilin-type N-terminal cleavage/methylation domain-containing protein — MRRGFSLIEATIAAAVLVVLVIGALETLGATARARHRLADAARAHALAESLCAEVGARAFSDPDAGTDAIGPNPGDAGVTRAGFDDVDDYHALSEKPPESRDGVAGADGSWQRDTEVVWMTRLPSGALTPSLTATSIKRVTVTVRKDGVPLATRVVYRTRGADEVLP; from the coding sequence ATGCGCCGGGGCTTCTCGCTCATCGAGGCGACGATCGCCGCGGCCGTGCTCGTCGTGCTCGTGATCGGCGCGCTGGAAACCCTGGGCGCCACCGCCCGGGCACGCCACCGGCTCGCGGATGCGGCCCGGGCGCACGCGCTCGCCGAATCGCTGTGCGCCGAGGTCGGCGCCCGGGCGTTCAGCGACCCCGACGCCGGCACGGACGCCATCGGGCCAAACCCGGGCGACGCGGGCGTGACGCGCGCGGGGTTCGACGACGTGGACGACTACCACGCCCTTTCCGAGAAGCCCCCCGAGTCGCGCGACGGCGTCGCGGGGGCCGACGGGTCCTGGCAGCGCGACACCGAGGTCGTGTGGATGACGCGGCTGCCCTCCGGCGCCTTGACGCCCTCGCTCACCGCGACCTCCATCAAGCGCGTGACCGTCACGGTGCGCAAGGACGGCGTGCCGCTCGCGACGCGGGTGGTCTACCGGACGCGCGGCGCCGACGAGGTGCTCCCGTGA
- a CDS encoding OPT family oligopeptide transporter, whose amino-acid sequence MADAVSGAASGPMAGDDPRLAPPPPLSPDASPEEKDRHWFRHVYQGDRMPQLTLRAVLMGGVLGMLMSLSNLYTTVKLGWAFGVAITACVLSYVIWNALRALTGGKLRQMSILENTCMASTASAAGYSTGGTVGTAVGALLLISGNHMNWQVLVPFVLLSAGLGVFLAIPMKRQMINHEQLPFPSGIAAAETLRSLYTKGREAAQKATSLVAALLIGMLLAFLRSYEGLVHLLHEAKKAPLWLVDASKWLKVPEFMAFPSSWLVPRGTVATWGFEPSGLLVAAGMIVGLRVSLSMLGGSLLLFLFFIPYLHGLDASATGNAVTSFTYGPEGAFNPIRWSLWGGTSLMIFSSLTSLAVQWKALVRAFKIEKKAPGAESTAMDAIEVPFMWLVIGLVPIGLGLVILQHYAFQMSYLLGTIAVVMAFPVALVCCRATGETDTTPIGAMGKVTQLLYALLAKGNVTVNLMSAGVTSAAGGASADLLTDLKSGYLLGANPRKQFLAQFFGCFFGTLSVVPAWYLMFPNKDVLEEYNPPAANMWRAFAEALTKGLDSVPQTAQAAIVVGGLVGILLPLAGALFPKSRKYLPSAMGLGLAWVVPFANSLSFAIGAVLTEVWRRVHAKQCEKYNTPVASGLIAGEALLAAVIAIASTVVGILWLTPK is encoded by the coding sequence ATGGCCGACGCTGTTTCTGGAGCGGCTTCCGGGCCCATGGCGGGCGACGACCCGCGCCTCGCCCCGCCCCCGCCGCTCTCGCCCGACGCGAGCCCGGAGGAGAAGGACCGGCACTGGTTCCGCCACGTGTACCAGGGCGACCGCATGCCGCAGCTCACGCTGCGCGCGGTGCTCATGGGGGGCGTGCTGGGCATGCTCATGTCCCTCTCGAACCTGTACACGACGGTGAAGCTCGGGTGGGCGTTCGGCGTCGCGATCACGGCGTGCGTGCTCAGCTACGTCATCTGGAACGCGCTGCGCGCCCTGACAGGCGGCAAGCTGCGCCAGATGTCGATCCTCGAGAACACGTGCATGGCGAGCACGGCGTCGGCGGCGGGGTACTCCACGGGCGGCACGGTCGGCACCGCCGTCGGCGCGCTGCTGCTCATCAGCGGCAACCACATGAACTGGCAGGTGCTCGTGCCGTTCGTGCTGCTGAGCGCGGGGCTGGGGGTGTTCCTCGCCATCCCCATGAAGCGCCAGATGATCAACCACGAGCAGTTGCCCTTCCCCAGCGGGATCGCCGCGGCGGAGACGCTGCGCAGCCTGTACACCAAGGGGCGCGAGGCCGCGCAGAAGGCCACGAGCCTGGTCGCGGCGTTGCTCATCGGCATGCTGCTGGCGTTCCTGCGGTCGTACGAGGGGCTCGTGCACCTGCTGCACGAGGCGAAGAAGGCGCCGCTGTGGCTGGTGGACGCGAGCAAGTGGCTGAAGGTGCCCGAGTTCATGGCGTTCCCGAGCTCCTGGCTCGTGCCCCGCGGCACGGTCGCGACATGGGGCTTTGAGCCCAGCGGGCTGCTGGTGGCGGCGGGGATGATCGTGGGCCTGCGCGTGTCGCTGTCGATGCTCGGCGGATCGCTGCTGCTGTTCCTGTTCTTCATCCCGTACCTGCACGGGCTGGATGCAAGCGCGACCGGGAACGCGGTCACGTCGTTCACGTACGGGCCCGAGGGGGCCTTCAACCCGATCCGCTGGTCGCTGTGGGGCGGCACGAGCCTGATGATCTTCTCGAGCCTCACGAGCCTGGCGGTGCAGTGGAAGGCGCTGGTGCGGGCGTTCAAGATCGAGAAGAAGGCGCCGGGGGCCGAATCGACGGCGATGGACGCGATCGAAGTCCCGTTCATGTGGCTGGTCATCGGGCTGGTGCCGATCGGGCTGGGCCTGGTGATCCTGCAGCACTACGCGTTCCAGATGAGCTATCTGCTGGGCACGATCGCGGTGGTGATGGCGTTCCCGGTGGCGCTGGTGTGCTGCCGCGCCACGGGCGAGACCGACACGACGCCCATCGGCGCGATGGGGAAGGTGACGCAGCTCCTGTACGCGCTGCTCGCGAAGGGGAACGTGACGGTGAACCTGATGTCGGCGGGCGTGACGTCGGCGGCGGGCGGCGCGTCGGCGGACCTGCTGACCGACCTCAAGAGCGGGTACCTGCTGGGCGCGAACCCGCGCAAGCAGTTCCTCGCGCAGTTCTTCGGGTGCTTCTTCGGCACGCTGTCGGTGGTGCCGGCGTGGTACCTGATGTTCCCGAACAAGGACGTGCTGGAGGAGTACAACCCGCCGGCGGCGAACATGTGGCGGGCCTTCGCCGAGGCGCTGACGAAGGGGCTCGACAGCGTGCCGCAGACGGCGCAGGCGGCGATCGTGGTGGGCGGGCTGGTGGGGATCCTGCTCCCGCTGGCGGGCGCGCTGTTCCCCAAGAGCCGCAAGTACCTGCCCAGCGCCATGGGGCTGGGGCTCGCGTGGGTCGTGCCGTTCGCGAACTCGCTCAGCTTCGCGATCGGCGCGGTGCTGACCGAGGTGTGGCGGCGTGTGCACGCGAAGCAGTGCGAGAAGTACAACACGCCGGTTGCGTCGGGCCTCATCGCGGGCGAGGCGCTGCTGGCGGCGGTCATCGCCATCGCCAGCACGGTCGTCGGCATCCTGTGGCTGACGCCGAAGTGA
- a CDS encoding phosphatidylserine decarboxylase has protein sequence MPDAPAPILAPEGRPILAGFVVGGVLVSAIAIGGLYTIGLEHVAYPVPVVALLLIVWCAWFFRDPPRRIPQETGAFLSAADGRVCLIDRAPPPPELGLGDEPRDRVCVFMNVFDVHVNRAPARGVVERLEHRAGKFFNASFDKASTDNERLSMLLRLPDGAALPVVQIAGLVARRIVCRVSVGKQLAAGERYGMIRFGSRVDLYLPAGTEVTARLGQRAVAGETILARRAG, from the coding sequence GTGCCCGACGCCCCCGCCCCGATCCTCGCCCCCGAAGGACGTCCCATCCTCGCCGGCTTTGTCGTCGGTGGCGTGCTCGTCAGCGCCATCGCCATCGGCGGGCTCTACACCATCGGGCTCGAGCACGTCGCCTACCCCGTCCCGGTGGTCGCGCTGCTGCTGATCGTCTGGTGCGCCTGGTTCTTCCGCGATCCCCCGCGGAGAATCCCGCAGGAGACAGGCGCTTTCCTCAGCGCCGCCGACGGACGCGTCTGCCTCATCGACCGCGCGCCGCCGCCGCCCGAACTCGGCCTGGGCGACGAGCCCCGCGATCGCGTGTGCGTGTTCATGAACGTCTTCGATGTCCACGTGAACCGTGCGCCAGCGCGTGGCGTGGTCGAGCGCCTCGAGCACCGCGCGGGCAAGTTCTTCAACGCGTCCTTCGACAAGGCCAGCACCGACAACGAGCGGCTCTCGATGCTGCTGCGCCTTCCCGACGGCGCCGCCCTGCCGGTCGTGCAGATCGCGGGGCTCGTCGCGCGACGCATCGTCTGCCGCGTGAGCGTCGGGAAGCAACTCGCCGCCGGCGAACGCTACGGAATGATCCGGTTCGGCTCGCGGGTGGACCTCTATCTTCCTGCGGGGACGGAAGTGACGGCGCGCCTGGGACAGCGGGCGGTGGCGGGGGAGACGATCCTGGCGCGTCGCGCCGGCTAG
- a CDS encoding type II secretion system protein yields the protein MTRRAFSLLEMVVSLGVVALIGAALASSMVLAARASPREDDAVSRTLAARRIAERVASDVSLATAIVARSAHAVELTLADQDQDDVHETVSWAWSGTPGDPLVRAQNGKQTHAFDDVHAFSIDWDTVNDSVTAATAGSYGSEVLLASFDDDADGSTALTASTRVAQFICPTLPAGATHYSISRLRVRVSPSSILSATLVADCTLPDGDDLPGTVESSASALLALNLPAASWITFDFSGFGAGPSDIPAGTGRWFVFRQALLPFVSFPTQSAVANTEAGVAVSTSSGASWGARPDVSLRYELYGLVKQPGTIVASAARASGVRVHVDSGGSDGEARAGAGMPARPLLPALSATPLVLDISVTADEPIVAEDK from the coding sequence ATGACGCGCCGGGCCTTCTCGCTCCTCGAGATGGTCGTGAGCCTCGGTGTCGTCGCGCTCATCGGCGCGGCGCTGGCCTCTTCCATGGTGCTCGCGGCCCGGGCCTCCCCGCGCGAGGACGACGCCGTGTCCCGCACGCTCGCCGCGCGTCGGATCGCCGAACGCGTTGCGTCCGACGTCTCGCTCGCGACCGCGATCGTCGCGCGGTCTGCGCACGCGGTCGAGCTGACGCTCGCCGACCAGGACCAGGACGACGTCCACGAGACCGTCTCGTGGGCGTGGTCGGGCACCCCCGGCGATCCGCTCGTGCGCGCCCAGAACGGGAAGCAGACCCACGCCTTCGACGACGTGCACGCGTTCTCCATCGACTGGGACACGGTGAACGACTCGGTGACCGCCGCCACCGCGGGCTCGTACGGCTCGGAGGTGCTGCTCGCGTCGTTCGACGACGACGCCGACGGCTCGACCGCGCTCACCGCGTCGACCCGCGTCGCGCAGTTCATCTGCCCGACGCTGCCCGCCGGCGCAACGCACTACAGCATCTCGCGTCTGCGCGTCCGCGTCTCGCCTTCCAGCATCCTCTCCGCGACGCTCGTCGCCGATTGCACGCTTCCCGACGGCGACGACCTCCCCGGCACGGTCGAGTCGTCGGCGTCCGCGCTGCTGGCCCTCAACCTCCCGGCGGCGTCGTGGATCACCTTTGACTTCTCGGGCTTCGGCGCCGGGCCGTCGGACATCCCCGCCGGCACCGGGCGGTGGTTCGTCTTCCGCCAGGCGCTGCTGCCGTTCGTCTCGTTCCCCACGCAGTCGGCGGTCGCGAACACGGAAGCGGGCGTCGCCGTCTCGACCTCCTCCGGCGCCTCGTGGGGCGCTCGCCCCGACGTGAGCCTGCGCTACGAGCTGTACGGCTTGGTAAAGCAGCCCGGTACCATTGTCGCCAGCGCGGCCCGGGCCTCGGGCGTGCGCGTGCACGTCGACTCGGGCGGGAGCGACGGCGAAGCACGCGCCGGCGCCGGCATGCCCGCGAGGCCCCTGCTGCCCGCGTTGTCCGCCACGCCCCTCGTGCTCGACATCTCGGTGACGGCGGACGAGCCGATCGTCGCGGAGGACAAGTGA
- a CDS encoding prepilin-type N-terminal cleavage/methylation domain-containing protein — translation MRHAVRRGFSLIELVIVVVIIGIIAAIAIPRMSRGAAGAADAALSGNLTILRNAIDLFHTEHGGTDADWPKVLTFEAQLTTYTKLDGTANATKTGEFIFGPYLRAIPPLPVGSKKGQTGVAAAVGATVGWVYDESTGAIQAALADGEVDANGKKYNAY, via the coding sequence ATGCGGCACGCCGTGCGTCGTGGATTCAGCCTGATCGAGCTGGTGATCGTCGTCGTCATCATCGGGATCATCGCGGCGATCGCGATCCCGCGGATGAGCCGCGGCGCGGCGGGCGCCGCGGACGCGGCCCTCTCGGGCAACCTCACCATTCTGCGCAACGCCATCGACCTGTTCCACACGGAGCACGGCGGGACGGACGCGGACTGGCCCAAGGTCCTCACCTTTGAAGCGCAGCTGACGACGTACACCAAGCTCGACGGCACGGCGAACGCGACCAAGACCGGCGAGTTCATCTTTGGCCCGTACCTGCGCGCCATTCCCCCGCTGCCCGTGGGGAGCAAGAAGGGCCAGACCGGCGTCGCCGCGGCGGTCGGCGCCACCGTGGGCTGGGTGTACGACGAGAGCACCGGCGCCATCCAGGCGGCGCTCGCCGACGGCGAGGTCGACGCGAACGGCAAGAAGTACAACGCGTATTGA
- a CDS encoding PilN domain-containing protein: MNGALNLLPASRVRALRLRARARAWTGACAAYVVLLGAGWAWTALSRPATASPAGDLAETQTRLADAERACQALRRSVSVADERLSTARAVGDHPDWSLLLDLLARAKRADVAFERVSLSSRGGGPPRAGEGLVRRGPWTLSLAGVGGSQRAVSDFALRLEESGVFESVAVVELRSRGDARPDRPALVEFGVQCALRDGASKEPRR, from the coding sequence ATGAACGGCGCGCTCAATCTGCTGCCCGCCTCGCGCGTCCGCGCGCTGCGCCTGCGCGCCCGCGCCCGCGCCTGGACCGGCGCCTGCGCGGCGTACGTCGTGCTGCTGGGCGCCGGCTGGGCGTGGACGGCGCTCTCTCGCCCGGCGACCGCCTCGCCCGCGGGCGACCTCGCCGAGACGCAGACCCGCCTGGCCGACGCCGAACGCGCGTGCCAGGCCCTGCGCCGGTCGGTCTCGGTCGCCGACGAACGACTGTCGACCGCGCGCGCCGTGGGCGACCATCCCGACTGGAGCCTGCTGCTCGATCTCCTGGCGCGGGCCAAGCGGGCGGACGTCGCGTTCGAGCGCGTGTCACTCTCGTCGCGCGGCGGGGGCCCGCCCCGCGCGGGCGAGGGCCTCGTGCGCCGCGGGCCCTGGACGCTCTCGCTCGCCGGGGTCGGCGGCTCGCAGCGCGCGGTATCGGACTTCGCGCTGCGCCTCGAAGAGTCGGGCGTCTTCGAGAGCGTGGCGGTCGTGGAACTCCGGTCCCGCGGCGACGCCCGCCCCGATCGCCCCGCGCTCGTGGAGTTCGGCGTGCAGTGCGCGCTGCGCGACGGTGCCTCCAAGGAGCCCCGCCGATGA
- a CDS encoding phosphatidylcholine/phosphatidylserine synthase, with protein MFIRLGPRKHEFPVAALIPNLLTTVALCCGLAALHFATRHEWDRALGAVVLAGVFDALDGRAARLLRVSSGFGAVLDSLSDFLAFGIAPAMILHEWLRVQEKLEGKLGAFALAAFVTYALCAALRLARFTADAPASKAPRADRAPERTPGAPAGERTIERPATYFTGMPSPAAAGAVLIPPMLARSGILDWTAPAWVVMVYTLVIAVLMVTRVPMFSLKALRITRRAVVPLLVCVGLLAVGAAVDLWLTLSVLAALYVLSIPLTLVAARRRAGAMGCTTPPDAAPGERADPSADPAAR; from the coding sequence ATGTTCATCCGCCTGGGCCCACGCAAGCACGAGTTCCCGGTCGCCGCCCTCATCCCGAACCTGCTCACCACGGTGGCGCTCTGCTGCGGGCTGGCGGCGTTGCACTTCGCGACGCGTCACGAGTGGGATCGCGCGCTGGGCGCGGTCGTGCTCGCGGGCGTCTTCGACGCGCTCGACGGGCGGGCCGCCCGCCTCCTGCGCGTCAGCTCCGGTTTCGGGGCCGTGCTCGATTCGCTCTCCGACTTCCTCGCCTTCGGGATCGCGCCCGCGATGATCCTGCACGAGTGGCTGCGCGTGCAGGAGAAGCTCGAGGGCAAGCTCGGCGCCTTCGCCCTGGCCGCGTTCGTCACCTACGCCCTGTGCGCGGCCCTGCGCCTCGCGCGATTCACCGCCGACGCCCCCGCGTCCAAAGCACCCCGCGCGGATCGCGCGCCCGAGCGGACGCCCGGCGCCCCGGCGGGCGAACGCACGATCGAGCGGCCCGCGACCTACTTCACCGGCATGCCCTCGCCCGCCGCGGCGGGCGCGGTGCTCATCCCGCCCATGCTCGCGCGATCCGGCATCCTCGACTGGACCGCACCCGCGTGGGTCGTCATGGTGTACACGCTGGTCATCGCGGTGCTCATGGTCACGCGCGTGCCCATGTTCTCGCTCAAGGCGCTCCGCATCACGCGCCGCGCGGTCGTCCCGCTGCTGGTCTGCGTCGGGCTGCTCGCGGTCGGGGCGGCGGTGGACCTGTGGCTCACGCTCAGCGTGCTCGCGGCGCTCTACGTGCTCTCGATCCCGCTGACGCTCGTCGCCGCCCGGCGGCGTGCCGGCGCGATGGGCTGCACGACGCCTCCCGACGCCGCCCCGGGCGAGCGCGCCGACCCCTCGGCCGACCCCGCCGCCCGCTGA
- a CDS encoding GspH/FimT family protein, producing MHPPAERRPANELRRAFARPGFSLIELVLVLGVVAVVAAMAVPRYAVAQNRYRVDASARRVAAELELARETAEASSAPVVVMFFEGYCQFKVRPARGTPRTPDLSIEPYGGVISTATFGTSDSVTFDAFARPSDAGTVTVRAGRVASTVTVASDGSVRVGTPEVVATRVVVDRTRSVPADIEVGEVTAEEDKR from the coding sequence ATGCACCCGCCAGCCGAACGTCGCCCGGCGAACGAACTTCGCCGGGCCTTTGCGCGCCCCGGGTTCAGCCTGATCGAGCTCGTGCTCGTGCTCGGCGTGGTGGCGGTCGTCGCGGCGATGGCCGTCCCGCGCTACGCCGTCGCGCAGAACCGCTACCGCGTCGACGCGAGCGCCCGGCGGGTCGCGGCGGAACTCGAGCTGGCGCGAGAGACCGCCGAAGCGTCGAGCGCGCCCGTGGTCGTCATGTTCTTCGAGGGCTACTGCCAGTTCAAGGTGCGTCCCGCGCGGGGCACGCCCCGCACGCCCGACCTGTCCATCGAGCCCTACGGGGGCGTCATCTCGACCGCGACGTTCGGGACCTCGGACTCGGTCACGTTCGACGCGTTCGCCCGCCCGAGCGACGCCGGCACGGTGACCGTCCGCGCCGGGCGGGTCGCTTCCACCGTGACGGTCGCGTCCGACGGGTCCGTGCGGGTGGGCACCCCGGAAGTGGTCGCGACGCGCGTGGTCGTCGATCGGACGCGCTCCGTGCCGGCCGACATCGAGGTGGGCGAGGTCACCGCCGAGGAGGACAAGCGATGA
- a CDS encoding type II secretion system F family protein encodes MKFRVTGYAKDGTSLRETVEAPSAREAGEEVARRGVFVSEVREVRGEGAGRRRVPRLGGGARAERAAAFLRQLAVLVQTGTPLVEAITSIERQQPAGAWRDALASMRTRLEEGSQLSETLAQHPAYFDGVCRSLISAGESGGRLDAMLQRLAVFMRQRVRVRKQLTGALVYPALLVVVALGVTAGMLGFVMPRFEGLFKTLDAPLPPTTRLLMDTSALVRTYWYVVVGVALGIPASLYVYAGTPGGRRALERCMLRTPQVGRLMRGFALARLSRVLGVLLEGRVPMLDALRLTREAAGVASFEALLGEVESSVTRGENVSTAFSQSDLVPPVMVEAIRSGERSGQVPAVLLAMADAMDEDNEVLLKTVTGLLEPVILVLLGLVVGGMAISMFLPLFDLTAAGGGR; translated from the coding sequence GTGAAGTTCCGCGTGACCGGGTACGCCAAGGACGGGACATCGCTGCGCGAGACGGTGGAAGCGCCGAGCGCGCGCGAGGCGGGCGAGGAGGTTGCGCGCCGGGGCGTGTTCGTGTCGGAGGTGCGGGAGGTGCGGGGCGAGGGCGCGGGGCGCCGGCGCGTGCCGCGCCTGGGCGGGGGCGCGCGGGCGGAGCGGGCGGCGGCGTTCCTGCGGCAGCTGGCGGTGCTGGTGCAGACGGGCACGCCGCTGGTCGAGGCGATCACGTCGATCGAGCGCCAGCAGCCCGCGGGCGCGTGGCGCGACGCGCTGGCGTCGATGCGGACGCGTCTGGAAGAGGGCTCGCAGTTGTCGGAGACGCTGGCGCAGCACCCGGCGTACTTCGACGGGGTGTGCCGCAGCCTGATCTCGGCGGGCGAGTCGGGCGGGCGTCTGGACGCGATGCTGCAGCGTCTGGCGGTGTTCATGCGCCAGCGGGTGCGGGTGCGCAAGCAGTTGACCGGGGCGCTGGTGTACCCGGCGCTGCTGGTGGTGGTGGCGCTGGGCGTGACGGCGGGGATGCTGGGGTTCGTGATGCCGCGGTTCGAGGGGCTGTTCAAGACGCTCGACGCGCCGCTCCCGCCGACTACGCGCCTGCTGATGGACACCTCGGCGCTGGTGCGGACGTACTGGTACGTGGTCGTGGGGGTAGCGCTGGGGATCCCGGCGTCGCTGTACGTCTACGCGGGCACGCCGGGCGGGCGCCGGGCGCTGGAGCGTTGCATGCTGCGCACGCCACAGGTGGGGCGGCTGATGCGCGGGTTCGCGCTGGCGCGTCTGTCGCGCGTGCTGGGGGTGCTGCTGGAAGGGCGCGTGCCGATGCTGGACGCGCTGCGCCTGACGCGCGAGGCGGCTGGGGTAGCGAGCTTCGAGGCGCTGCTGGGCGAGGTCGAGTCGAGCGTGACGCGCGGGGAGAACGTGAGCACCGCGTTCAGCCAGTCGGACCTCGTGCCGCCGGTGATGGTGGAGGCGATCCGCAGCGGGGAGCGCTCGGGCCAGGTGCCCGCCGTGCTGCTGGCGATGGCCGACGCGATGGACGAGGACAACGAGGTGCTGCTGAAGACCGTCACCGGGCTGCTCGAGCCGGTGATCCTGGTGCTGCTCGGGCTCGTCGTGGGCGGGATGGCGATCAGCATGTTCCTGCCACTGTTCGACCTCACGGCGGCGGGAGGTGGGCGATGA
- a CDS encoding HD-GYP domain-containing protein, giving the protein MNDRTARDIGAAIIDRCELLGLGACLLTPEGRIAGTTVRPRALAALMRTPRVMTAVNGAAHSGVVDAAPKVRIALVAYTTVRGERGRIAALVLDEGFHADPAFAEMCRHASLDPHATRADLSAFVCGGARPAELVRRTLEGLAADALELHERDETIEGFSRQLGESFDTIDLLYSLGRSMHGPFDAAGFLGMVCERLHATMSFSWVAAVFSDAPAITPRLRGMTLSRGQTPVAHPRLREGAMGLLRACGETGTITSQSPFAVEGTPPQIIVEPVRCKGQVAGVLLCGGKHGEDPFVSSYDSQLMEASAGLVTAFADNLALYDDLHASFVGTVRALSAAIDAKDRYTFGHSERVAWMARELALASGLSKRESDRVHIAGLVHDVGKIGVPEGVLCKPGALTPQEFDAVKQHPAIGHRILRDIPGFEDVLPGVLHHHERYDGHGYPAGLAGEDIPLIARLIAVADTFDAMSSNRSYRPAMPRPRVLAEIERCGGSQLDARIASLLRTIDLTGYDELFNARRAEAAQAA; this is encoded by the coding sequence ATGAACGACCGCACCGCACGGGACATCGGCGCCGCGATCATCGATCGGTGCGAGCTGCTGGGCCTGGGGGCGTGCCTGCTGACGCCGGAGGGGCGGATCGCGGGCACGACGGTGCGGCCGCGGGCGCTGGCGGCGCTCATGCGGACCCCGCGGGTGATGACGGCGGTGAACGGGGCGGCGCACTCGGGCGTGGTGGACGCCGCGCCGAAGGTGCGCATCGCGCTGGTCGCGTACACCACGGTGCGTGGCGAGCGCGGGCGCATCGCGGCGCTCGTGCTCGACGAGGGCTTCCACGCCGACCCGGCGTTCGCCGAGATGTGCCGGCACGCCTCGCTCGATCCGCACGCGACGCGCGCCGATCTGTCGGCGTTCGTGTGCGGGGGGGCGCGCCCCGCAGAGCTGGTGCGCCGCACGCTCGAGGGGCTCGCGGCCGACGCGCTCGAGCTGCACGAGCGCGACGAGACGATCGAGGGCTTCTCGCGCCAACTGGGCGAGTCGTTCGACACGATCGACCTGCTGTACTCGCTCGGACGCTCGATGCACGGGCCCTTCGACGCCGCCGGATTCCTGGGCATGGTGTGCGAGCGCCTGCACGCGACGATGAGCTTCTCGTGGGTGGCGGCGGTCTTCTCCGACGCGCCGGCGATCACGCCCCGCCTGCGCGGGATGACGCTCTCGCGCGGGCAGACGCCGGTCGCGCACCCGCGCCTCCGCGAGGGTGCGATGGGGCTGCTCCGCGCGTGCGGCGAGACCGGCACCATCACCAGCCAGAGCCCCTTCGCCGTCGAGGGCACGCCCCCCCAGATCATCGTCGAGCCCGTCCGCTGCAAGGGGCAGGTCGCGGGCGTGCTGCTCTGCGGGGGCAAGCACGGCGAGGACCCGTTCGTCAGCAGCTACGACAGCCAGCTCATGGAGGCGTCCGCCGGGCTGGTGACGGCGTTCGCCGACAACCTCGCGCTGTACGACGACCTGCACGCCTCGTTCGTCGGCACGGTGCGGGCGCTCTCGGCGGCGATCGACGCGAAGGACCGCTACACGTTCGGCCACTCCGAGCGGGTCGCGTGGATGGCGCGCGAGCTCGCGCTCGCGTCCGGGCTCTCGAAGCGCGAGAGCGACCGCGTGCACATCGCGGGCCTGGTGCACGACGTGGGCAAGATCGGCGTGCCCGAGGGGGTGCTGTGCAAGCCCGGCGCGCTCACCCCGCAGGAGTTCGACGCCGTCAAGCAGCACCCGGCCATCGGGCACCGCATCCTGCGCGACATCCCGGGGTTCGAGGACGTGCTCCCGGGCGTGCTGCACCACCACGAGCGCTACGACGGGCACGGGTACCCCGCGGGGCTCGCGGGCGAGGACATCCCGCTGATCGCGCGCCTCATCGCCGTCGCCGACACCTTCGACGCCATGAGCAGCAACCGCTCGTACCGCCCCGCCATGCCCCGCCCGCGCGTGCTGGCCGAGATCGAGCGGTGCGGCGGGAGCCAACTGGACGCGCGCATCGCGTCGCTGCTGCGGACGATCGACCTGACCGGGTACGACGAACTGTTCAACGCGCGGCGTGCCGAGGCGGCCCAGGCCGCGTGA